A genomic segment from Segniliparus rotundus DSM 44985 encodes:
- a CDS encoding DUF4352 domain-containing protein — MYNQDPNNPAQPGYPQQQPPAKKTRKWPWIVGGLLILGCCVPVSIFAVSKDSKDKPEASGQAPQKSSAKLNDHVRDGKFEFTVTDVKAGLSQVGDNPYLAKKAQGQFVVVTMTVQNTSGQPQSFSPSNQKLFDQQGRRFEPDTEAQIALGGSDIPVWDNINPGNIVTAKVVYDMPKDAQPKEIDLHDSAYSGGAKVSLTP; from the coding sequence ATGTACAACCAAGACCCGAACAACCCAGCTCAACCCGGCTACCCGCAGCAACAACCGCCCGCGAAGAAAACTCGCAAGTGGCCTTGGATCGTCGGCGGTCTCCTCATCCTCGGATGCTGCGTCCCGGTTTCTATCTTCGCCGTGAGCAAAGATTCCAAAGACAAGCCGGAAGCGTCTGGGCAAGCCCCGCAGAAGTCATCCGCGAAGCTGAACGACCATGTGCGCGACGGCAAATTCGAATTCACCGTGACAGACGTGAAAGCAGGACTCTCCCAAGTCGGAGACAACCCCTATCTCGCGAAAAAAGCACAAGGCCAATTCGTCGTCGTGACCATGACCGTGCAGAACACGAGCGGGCAACCGCAGTCCTTCTCGCCGTCCAACCAAAAGCTCTTCGACCAGCAAGGCAGACGATTCGAGCCTGACACAGAAGCTCAGATCGCCCTCGGCGGATCGGACATCCCCGTGTGGGACAACATCAACCCCGGCAACATCGTCACCGCGAAAGTCGTGTACGACATGCCGAAAGACGCGCAACCGAAGGAAATAGACCTCCACGACTCGGCGTACTCGGGCGGCGCGAAAGTCTCACTCACCCCTTAA
- a CDS encoding tyrosine-type recombinase/integrase: MEGNFIRGETMLLEDWQTDMTIQRREETTISERVRFVSKFHKDTGVQPAHAQVIDIKRWIAQHPEWSTATVATYTTHLRAWFKWLQFQDHRSDDPMVKIAAVRHPERDPRPVSSDGLARLLADCRMQPTTRARVLLAACQELRVAEIAKIRGEDIVDSRFLVVNGKGNRTKTLPLHPLIAELAKKMPAQGFWFPPPNGGHVDSKSVSQVISLAMRRAKVKGTPHSLRHWYGTELSDRGADLAVVQDLMRHKSPNTTRGYTLIADKRKRQAILSLDQYNSDREAKTSA; this comes from the coding sequence ATGGAAGGAAATTTCATTCGGGGGGAAACAATGCTGCTCGAAGACTGGCAGACCGACATGACTATCCAACGCCGCGAAGAGACAACTATCTCCGAGCGCGTCCGGTTCGTTAGCAAGTTCCACAAAGACACCGGAGTGCAGCCCGCGCACGCCCAAGTCATCGACATTAAGCGGTGGATCGCGCAACACCCCGAATGGTCAACCGCCACCGTCGCCACATACACGACGCATCTGCGCGCATGGTTCAAGTGGCTCCAATTCCAAGACCACAGGTCCGACGACCCGATGGTCAAGATCGCAGCCGTGCGGCACCCCGAACGAGATCCCCGGCCCGTCTCAAGCGACGGACTCGCCCGCCTCCTCGCCGACTGCCGCATGCAGCCGACCACACGAGCAAGAGTCTTGCTCGCAGCCTGCCAAGAGCTCCGGGTCGCTGAGATAGCGAAAATCCGGGGCGAAGACATCGTGGACTCGCGTTTCCTCGTCGTGAACGGCAAAGGCAACAGAACCAAGACGCTCCCCCTGCACCCGCTCATCGCGGAACTCGCCAAGAAGATGCCAGCTCAAGGCTTCTGGTTCCCACCACCTAACGGGGGACATGTGGACAGCAAATCCGTCTCGCAAGTCATCAGTCTGGCGATGCGTCGGGCCAAGGTCAAAGGCACCCCGCACTCGCTGAGGCACTGGTACGGAACCGAGCTGTCCGACCGTGGCGCAGACCTCGCCGTCGTCCAAGACCTCATGCGCCACAAGTCGCCCAACACTACGAGGGGCTACACGCTCATAGCGGACAAGAGGAAACGCCAAGCAATCCTGTCGCTCGACCAATATAACTCAGATCGTGAGGCGAAGACCTCCGCGTGA
- a CDS encoding very short patch repair endonuclease — protein sequence MARRRTLEETVPDGSWATSAATRRSMLSNRSRDTSPELKLRRLLWAQGLRYRVAAKPLADRRRSVDIVFGPAKVAVEIHGCFWHGCPQHYRPPSSNAPYWSAKIARNQARDAAKLAALEAEGWEVVVAWEHDDLQEVALRVAEAVARRRPQPRQRPAEPCE from the coding sequence ATGGCGCGGCGCCGAACGCTGGAAGAGACGGTGCCGGACGGCAGCTGGGCCACCAGTGCCGCGACCCGCCGATCCATGCTGAGCAATCGGAGCCGCGACACTTCCCCCGAGCTTAAACTTCGCAGGTTGCTGTGGGCGCAGGGACTGCGATATCGAGTGGCCGCGAAACCGCTTGCCGACCGGCGGCGGAGCGTGGACATCGTTTTCGGGCCCGCGAAAGTCGCTGTGGAAATCCATGGTTGCTTTTGGCATGGCTGTCCGCAGCATTACCGTCCCCCGAGCAGCAACGCCCCGTACTGGTCGGCGAAGATCGCACGCAATCAAGCGAGAGACGCGGCGAAGCTCGCGGCGCTCGAGGCCGAGGGATGGGAAGTGGTCGTCGCATGGGAGCACGATGATCTCCAAGAGGTGGCGCTGCGCGTCGCCGAGGCGGTGGCACGGCGACGGCCGCAGCCGCGCCAGCGGCCCGCGGAACCGTGTGAATGA
- a CDS encoding type VII secretion target: MGQPLNADQEAMLAHAEQTEQMALMLDGTIAFDPSVFQGMMMTALGPVGAPFAAAFTAAITNQHINAHEVAAALHAHAEATRESALEYETTDDLNAAELAADQHLAEELGDQLDSVKSEADKFEPFKEGPLDGKDPDRPGDPSRGRGDQGPMPGSAHKDAEYHVGSPQRPDMTGLLDDSYEYGSKESNLADEASWAKWGAMNEGAKLLRPDLDDATRMYSHFRENSGTPMKFDYETAYKEDSSIRANVNEKIAEAQRAAESLVRNGNTSFSMTGGVNAEGHYPATEDWKKTIGAYYQWASADVRVDGNQVTMEVTVHAEDRYNFNKGGAADMDSGTPDSVNGRFEEIGWAKPFDTSGELTRTVTWTLGEAPNATVSSGSEPERSRDPENEPSQPR, translated from the coding sequence GTGGGCCAGCCGTTGAACGCCGACCAGGAGGCCATGCTCGCGCATGCCGAGCAGACCGAACAGATGGCGCTCATGCTCGACGGCACCATCGCGTTCGACCCGAGCGTGTTCCAAGGCATGATGATGACCGCCCTCGGCCCGGTCGGAGCCCCGTTCGCCGCAGCGTTCACAGCCGCGATCACCAACCAGCACATCAACGCCCACGAGGTCGCGGCAGCCTTGCACGCGCACGCCGAAGCAACCCGCGAATCCGCACTAGAGTACGAGACCACCGATGACCTCAACGCCGCCGAACTCGCAGCAGACCAACACCTCGCTGAAGAACTCGGCGACCAACTCGACAGCGTCAAAAGCGAAGCGGACAAATTCGAGCCGTTCAAAGAAGGCCCTCTAGACGGCAAAGACCCCGACAGGCCCGGAGACCCTTCGAGAGGACGAGGAGACCAAGGGCCGATGCCGGGAAGCGCCCATAAAGACGCTGAATACCACGTAGGATCGCCGCAACGACCGGATATGACCGGACTCTTGGACGACTCTTACGAGTACGGTTCGAAGGAATCCAACCTCGCGGACGAGGCTTCTTGGGCGAAGTGGGGGGCCATGAACGAAGGCGCGAAACTATTGCGTCCCGATTTGGACGACGCAACCCGGATGTACTCGCACTTTCGGGAGAACAGCGGAACGCCGATGAAGTTCGACTACGAAACCGCGTACAAAGAAGATTCCAGCATCAGGGCGAACGTGAACGAGAAGATCGCAGAAGCCCAACGCGCGGCCGAAAGCCTCGTGAGAAACGGCAACACTTCGTTCTCCATGACCGGGGGCGTGAACGCCGAAGGCCACTACCCGGCCACCGAGGACTGGAAAAAGACCATTGGCGCGTACTACCAATGGGCGAGCGCCGATGTGCGGGTGGACGGCAACCAAGTGACGATGGAAGTGACAGTCCACGCTGAAGACCGCTACAACTTCAACAAAGGCGGGGCGGCGGACATGGACTCGGGCACCCCCGATAGCGTCAACGGCAGGTTCGAGGAGATCGGGTGGGCAAAGCCGTTTGACACCAGCGGCGAGTTGACACGAACGGTCACCTGGACCCTCGGGGAGGCGCCGAACGCAACCGTCTCAAGCGGTTCGGAACCCGAACGCTCCCGTGACCCTGAGAACGAGCCCAGCCAGCCACGTTGA
- a CDS encoding FAD-binding oxidoreductase encodes MSSLESKLESIVGTAHVLTDPDVLAGWSTDWTGRDTGAARAVVRPGDREQVAEVLNVCRAAGAPVTIHGGGTSLVSGTVPRHEDVLLSTSRLADIGEVDRTHKSVRVGAGTKLNALRELAAAHGLLFGVDLSARDSATIGGMVATNAGGLHTVRYGRTSAQLRGLEAVLPDGSIIERFPKVPDDRSGLDLVSLFAGSEGVLGVVTAVEVVLRPRPRHRVAALVGFSALGDLVHAATSLRATEGIDALELLDGEGVALAAQHLGLSCPVRAEWLLLVELAGEREQLVELAELLAGFDAADEPAISQDSAGRNRLWQVRESFAEVTRLFGAPAKFDLSLNFASIPSFADEAKELLAAQAPQAVPILFGHIGDGNLHLNVLRCPDASRVFEPMLALIARHGGNISSEHGLGSLKRDYLPLARSPEEIAAMRSVKRAFDPDGYLNPAVLFPTAIA; translated from the coding sequence ATGTCCTCGCTGGAGTCCAAGCTCGAATCCATCGTTGGCACTGCGCATGTCCTGACCGATCCGGATGTGCTCGCCGGCTGGTCGACCGATTGGACGGGCCGGGACACAGGGGCGGCCAGGGCTGTCGTGCGCCCTGGGGACCGGGAGCAAGTCGCCGAGGTGTTGAACGTGTGCCGCGCCGCAGGCGCCCCGGTCACCATCCACGGCGGGGGCACCTCTTTGGTGTCGGGCACCGTGCCCCGCCACGAGGACGTGTTGCTGTCCACTTCCCGGCTCGCCGACATCGGCGAAGTCGACAGGACGCACAAAAGCGTCCGAGTCGGGGCCGGAACCAAGCTCAACGCGCTGCGGGAGCTCGCGGCCGCGCACGGCCTGCTCTTCGGGGTGGACCTCTCGGCGCGCGACAGCGCGACCATCGGCGGCATGGTCGCGACGAACGCGGGCGGCCTGCACACCGTCCGCTACGGGCGCACCAGCGCGCAGCTGCGCGGACTCGAGGCGGTGCTGCCGGACGGATCGATCATCGAGCGTTTTCCGAAAGTGCCAGACGACCGCAGCGGCCTGGACCTCGTCTCCCTGTTCGCGGGCAGCGAGGGCGTGCTGGGCGTGGTCACCGCCGTGGAAGTCGTGCTGCGCCCGCGCCCGAGGCACCGGGTGGCCGCTCTCGTCGGTTTTTCCGCTCTCGGGGATCTCGTCCACGCCGCGACCAGCCTGCGCGCCACCGAGGGGATCGACGCGCTCGAACTTCTCGACGGCGAAGGCGTCGCCCTCGCCGCGCAGCACCTCGGGCTCTCCTGCCCGGTGCGCGCCGAGTGGCTGCTGTTGGTCGAACTCGCGGGCGAACGGGAGCAGCTGGTCGAACTCGCCGAATTGCTCGCAGGCTTCGACGCGGCCGATGAGCCCGCGATCAGCCAGGACTCTGCGGGGCGCAACCGGCTCTGGCAGGTCCGCGAGTCTTTCGCAGAGGTCACCCGGCTCTTCGGGGCTCCGGCGAAATTCGACCTGTCGCTGAACTTCGCGTCCATCCCCTCGTTCGCAGACGAAGCAAAAGAACTCCTCGCGGCGCAAGCTCCGCAGGCGGTCCCGATCCTCTTCGGCCACATCGGCGACGGGAATTTGCATTTGAACGTGTTGCGGTGCCCGGACGCCAGCCGCGTTTTCGAGCCGATGCTCGCGTTGATCGCACGGCACGGCGGCAACATCAGCTCCGAGCACGGCCTCGGCAGCCTCAAACGCGACTACCTCCCCCTTGCGCGCAGCCCCGAGGAGATCGCCGCGATGCGCTCCGTCAAACGCGCCTTCGACCCGGATGGCTACTTGAACCCCGCTGTGCTCTTCCCCACGGCAATTGCATGA
- a CDS encoding SRPBCC family protein: MAYESDVVSVERVIDAEASDVFDLLADANRHKDFDGSGTVVGAKGASQRLFLGAKFGMSMRMGFSYSMVNTVVAFEPNREIAWQPRASGPLGLLVGGRIWRYEILPADNGVLVRETWDITHESVLTKRKVRQMARATERNMRQTLDRIADLLEKPTRA; encoded by the coding sequence ATGGCATATGAGTCTGATGTGGTCTCGGTGGAGCGCGTTATCGACGCGGAGGCGAGCGACGTTTTCGACCTGCTGGCCGACGCGAACCGGCATAAGGATTTTGACGGCTCGGGGACTGTGGTCGGCGCGAAGGGCGCTTCTCAGCGGCTTTTTCTCGGCGCGAAGTTCGGCATGTCCATGCGGATGGGCTTTTCGTACTCGATGGTCAACACAGTGGTCGCGTTCGAGCCGAATCGGGAGATCGCATGGCAGCCCCGCGCTTCGGGGCCGCTTGGCCTCTTGGTGGGAGGCCGGATATGGCGTTATGAGATCCTTCCTGCCGACAACGGCGTCCTTGTCAGGGAGACCTGGGACATCACTCATGAGAGCGTGCTCACCAAACGCAAGGTCCGACAGATGGCCCGTGCCACCGAGCGCAACATGCGGCAAACGCTGGACAGGATCGCGGACCTGCTGGAAAAACCCACGCGCGCCTGA
- a CDS encoding putative phage holin: MNRAGRAVLWVLAALSAVLTQNTLSAWTEQAYPGRDVVHTVLYGALLFALARLIGTAAGYRKKH; the protein is encoded by the coding sequence ATGAACCGCGCCGGTCGGGCCGTGCTGTGGGTGTTGGCCGCGTTGTCGGCGGTGTTGACGCAGAACACCCTCAGCGCGTGGACCGAGCAAGCCTATCCGGGCAGAGATGTTGTGCACACTGTGCTGTACGGGGCGTTGCTGTTCGCGTTGGCGCGGTTGATCGGCACCGCAGCCGGGTACCGCAAGAAACACTGA
- a CDS encoding SDR family oxidoreductase, with amino-acid sequence MARNLRNLRGKVVLITGGAQGIGRKTAEAFVAQGAKVAIGDLDVDLAKKAADEIGGDVLALPLDVSDYDQFAKFIEDAEKALGPIDVLVNNAGVMIVGDIVDEPQRVTDKQLMIDLNSVIFGSREAAKRFVPRRCGHIINIASIAGKVGLPGLSSYNAAKYGVVGFSEALRGELRPYGVEVTVIMPAFIQTGLIDGLDTENSLILKAVPPQPPERVAEAIVKAAAGRGMNHWVPGWVTVLDPILAALRWSPRLTVAATKALGLSELMSGGAKSAARKAYIERTTGQAQ; translated from the coding sequence ATGGCTCGGAATCTGCGGAATTTGCGCGGGAAGGTCGTTTTGATTACTGGTGGCGCGCAGGGGATTGGGCGTAAGACCGCGGAGGCGTTCGTGGCGCAGGGCGCGAAGGTCGCGATTGGGGATTTGGACGTCGATCTGGCGAAGAAGGCGGCGGACGAGATCGGCGGGGATGTTTTGGCTTTGCCGTTGGACGTCTCGGACTACGACCAGTTCGCGAAGTTCATTGAGGACGCGGAGAAGGCGTTGGGGCCGATTGACGTGTTGGTGAACAACGCGGGGGTGATGATTGTCGGGGACATTGTGGACGAGCCGCAGCGGGTGACCGACAAGCAGTTGATGATTGATTTGAACTCGGTGATCTTCGGCAGCAGGGAGGCCGCGAAGCGTTTCGTGCCCCGTCGGTGCGGGCACATCATCAACATCGCCTCCATCGCCGGAAAGGTCGGACTGCCCGGCTTGTCCTCGTACAACGCGGCGAAGTACGGCGTGGTCGGTTTCTCCGAGGCGTTGCGCGGCGAGCTCAGACCGTACGGCGTCGAAGTCACCGTCATCATGCCCGCTTTCATCCAGACCGGGCTCATCGACGGCCTGGACACGGAGAACAGCCTGATCCTCAAAGCTGTTCCGCCGCAGCCCCCGGAGCGGGTCGCCGAAGCGATTGTGAAAGCGGCCGCCGGCCGGGGCATGAACCATTGGGTGCCGGGCTGGGTCACTGTGCTCGACCCGATTCTCGCCGCCCTGCGTTGGTCGCCCAGGCTCACGGTCGCGGCCACCAAGGCGCTCGGTTTGAGCGAACTCATGTCCGGCGGCGCGAAGTCGGCCGCCCGCAAGGCGTACATCGAGCGCACCACCGGCCAAGCGCAATAG
- a CDS encoding helix-turn-helix domain-containing protein: MTRAHDYYESGAIPEINLPQRLRLAREYAGLNQGELAEHIGVSIRSVNNSEAGKSVPRPVLLKAWALATGVRLSWIETGSTPASPDGPDSPNNGADVYTDPASTRSSMDRASDYGSEG, from the coding sequence ATGACCAGAGCGCACGACTACTACGAGTCGGGAGCAATCCCCGAGATCAACCTGCCCCAACGGCTGCGCCTCGCCCGCGAATACGCGGGGCTGAACCAAGGCGAGCTGGCCGAACACATTGGTGTCAGCATCAGATCGGTGAACAACTCGGAGGCTGGCAAGTCGGTCCCCCGCCCGGTGCTCCTCAAGGCGTGGGCGCTGGCGACCGGTGTGCGCCTCTCATGGATCGAGACCGGAAGCACGCCCGCGTCCCCGGACGGCCCCGATTCGCCAAATAACGGGGCTGACGTGTACACTGACCCGGCCAGCACCCGTAGCTCAATGGATAGAGCATCTGACTACGGATCAGAAGGTTAG
- a CDS encoding Panacea domain-containing protein, translating into MASAVDVAQHIIDRLGGEVEPEKLHCLLYYCQAWHLVAHGTPLFPEQMQAWPAFGQQEP; encoded by the coding sequence GTGGCAAGTGCGGTCGATGTCGCGCAGCACATCATCGACCGGCTCGGCGGGGAGGTCGAGCCGGAAAAACTCCACTGCCTCTTGTATTACTGCCAAGCGTGGCACCTTGTCGCGCACGGAACCCCCCTGTTCCCCGAGCAGATGCAGGCGTGGCCCGCGTTCGGCCAGCAGGAGCCGTGA
- a CDS encoding FAD-binding oxidoreductase, with translation MATPPDSALAELVAQLPESTIAADPDILEAYRRDRAEDPAAGSPFALARPANTEEVSRILHWANKHQVAVVPRGAGSSLSGGSTAVDGCLVLSTERMRDIVVDPVTRVAIVGPGLMNAEVKAAAAEHGLWYPPDPSSYEFCSIGGNIATNAGGLCCVKYGVTTDYVLGLEVVLADGEVLRLGGPRIKDTAGLSLLKLFVGSEGTLGVFTEATLRLLPPQPKPSTLVATFHEVRKASEAVLAICSKLRPAMLEFMDRATINAVEDMLRMGLDREAAAMLVVQSDAPGEAAGIEISLISEIVSRSGATEVFVTTDPEEGEAFVVARRAAIPAVERLGHLLLEDVGVPIPKLPDLIDGVQAIAEANQVSIAVIAHAGDGNTHPLIVHDPTDKDETLRAERAFGEIMDLAIALDGTITGEHGVGRLKKAWLPDQIGPAAMDLGGRIKAALDPTGILNPGVIF, from the coding sequence ATGGCCACTCCCCCGGACTCCGCCCTCGCCGAACTCGTGGCGCAGCTCCCCGAAAGCACAATCGCCGCCGATCCCGACATCCTTGAGGCGTACCGCCGAGACCGGGCGGAGGACCCCGCCGCCGGATCCCCCTTCGCGCTCGCCCGCCCAGCGAACACCGAGGAAGTGAGCCGGATTCTGCACTGGGCGAACAAGCACCAGGTCGCCGTCGTCCCCAGGGGCGCGGGGTCCAGCCTGTCCGGGGGGTCCACAGCTGTTGACGGCTGCCTCGTGCTTTCCACCGAACGAATGCGCGATATCGTCGTGGACCCAGTCACCCGAGTGGCCATCGTCGGCCCCGGCTTGATGAACGCCGAGGTCAAAGCCGCGGCGGCCGAGCACGGCCTGTGGTACCCGCCCGACCCCTCCTCCTACGAATTCTGCAGCATCGGCGGGAACATCGCCACGAACGCAGGCGGGCTGTGCTGCGTGAAATACGGCGTGACCACAGATTATGTCCTGGGCCTTGAGGTGGTTCTCGCAGATGGCGAGGTGCTGCGCCTCGGGGGGCCGAGGATCAAAGACACCGCGGGGCTGTCACTGCTCAAGCTCTTCGTCGGCAGCGAAGGGACGTTGGGCGTCTTCACCGAAGCGACCCTGCGGCTGCTGCCGCCGCAACCCAAACCGAGCACCCTGGTCGCGACGTTCCACGAAGTGCGAAAGGCAAGCGAAGCGGTGCTCGCGATATGCAGCAAGCTCCGCCCCGCCATGCTCGAATTCATGGACCGCGCAACGATCAACGCGGTCGAAGACATGCTCCGCATGGGGTTGGACCGGGAGGCGGCGGCGATGTTGGTCGTCCAATCCGACGCGCCGGGCGAGGCGGCTGGAATCGAGATATCGCTGATCTCGGAGATCGTGAGCCGCTCCGGGGCGACGGAAGTCTTCGTCACCACCGATCCCGAGGAGGGGGAGGCGTTTGTCGTCGCCCGGCGGGCCGCGATCCCCGCAGTGGAACGGCTCGGCCACCTCTTGTTGGAAGACGTGGGCGTGCCGATTCCCAAGCTGCCCGATTTGATCGACGGCGTGCAGGCCATCGCAGAAGCGAACCAGGTGTCCATCGCCGTCATCGCGCACGCGGGGGACGGGAACACCCATCCGCTGATCGTCCACGATCCGACGGACAAGGACGAAACCCTGCGCGCCGAGCGCGCGTTCGGCGAAATCATGGACCTCGCCATCGCGCTGGACGGCACGATCACCGGCGAGCACGGCGTCGGGCGGCTGAAAAAAGCCTGGCTGCCCGACCAGATCGGGCCCGCGGCGATGGATCTGGGGGGGCGCATCAAAGCCGCGCTCGACCCCACGGGGATTTTGAACCCTGGCGTGATCTTCTAA
- a CDS encoding helicase HerA-like domain-containing protein, with product MSETGAEPIPAAQEIAAGYTTEGLSLQLGTVVVDGATDPAASVNLPLATLNRHGLVAGSTGSGKTKTLQLIAEQLSANGVPVVMADVKGDLSGLALPGKEGDKIAQRAEQTKDDWTATAFPTEFVSLGANGTGVPVRGTVASFGPILLAKILGLNETQESSLGLIFRWAKDKNLDLVDLKDLRAVIGHLTGDSGKAELKALGGVSSASAGVILRAVANLEGDGGDVFFGEPEIDVNDLQRIAPDGRGVITLFELGDQSARPVLFSTFLMWVLSRLFQTLPEIGDVEKPKLVFILDEAHLLFADASKAFVSQIEQTVKLIRSKGVSVIFCTQLPTDIPNEVLSQLGARVQHALRAFTPEDQKALARTAKTYPTSKVYDIQSALTSAGIGEAIVTVLSETGSPTPVAWTRLRAPRSFMGAIGADAIRGSAQHSALWAKYAQAQDRPSAYEALNQPPAPAAPETAPQSEDSAPAAPKPERAQKAARAEKEEPGFVEKVMENQAVKGFMRNLGSTLGREISKSLFGKRRR from the coding sequence ATGAGCGAAACTGGAGCCGAGCCGATCCCTGCCGCCCAGGAAATCGCCGCCGGCTATACGACAGAGGGTCTTTCCCTCCAGCTCGGCACGGTGGTCGTGGACGGCGCAACAGACCCTGCCGCCTCGGTGAACCTGCCGCTCGCGACCCTGAACCGGCACGGGCTCGTCGCGGGGTCCACCGGGTCTGGCAAGACAAAGACGCTGCAGCTCATCGCCGAGCAACTGTCGGCGAACGGGGTGCCGGTGGTCATGGCCGATGTGAAGGGCGACCTCTCCGGCCTCGCCCTGCCGGGCAAAGAAGGGGACAAGATCGCCCAACGCGCCGAGCAGACCAAAGACGACTGGACCGCGACCGCGTTCCCGACGGAATTCGTCTCGCTCGGCGCCAACGGGACCGGTGTGCCCGTGCGGGGCACAGTCGCCAGCTTCGGCCCAATCCTGCTCGCCAAGATTCTCGGGCTGAATGAAACCCAAGAGTCTTCGCTCGGCCTCATCTTCCGGTGGGCGAAGGACAAGAATCTCGACCTCGTCGACCTCAAAGACCTCAGGGCCGTGATCGGCCACCTCACGGGCGATTCGGGCAAGGCCGAGCTGAAAGCCCTCGGCGGTGTGTCCTCCGCGAGCGCCGGCGTCATCCTGCGCGCCGTGGCGAACCTGGAGGGCGACGGCGGCGATGTGTTCTTCGGCGAGCCGGAGATCGACGTGAACGACCTGCAACGCATCGCTCCCGACGGGCGCGGCGTCATCACCCTGTTCGAGCTCGGCGACCAGTCCGCCCGGCCGGTGCTTTTCTCCACCTTTCTGATGTGGGTGCTCTCCCGCCTCTTCCAAACTCTGCCGGAGATCGGCGACGTCGAGAAGCCCAAGCTGGTGTTCATCCTCGACGAGGCGCATCTGCTCTTCGCCGACGCGTCGAAGGCTTTCGTTTCCCAGATCGAGCAGACGGTCAAGCTCATCCGCTCGAAGGGCGTCTCGGTGATCTTCTGCACACAGCTGCCGACGGACATCCCCAACGAGGTCCTTTCCCAGCTCGGCGCGCGGGTGCAGCATGCGCTTCGCGCGTTCACCCCGGAGGACCAGAAGGCCCTCGCCCGGACCGCGAAGACCTATCCGACGAGCAAGGTGTACGACATCCAATCGGCTCTCACCTCGGCCGGAATCGGCGAGGCGATCGTCACCGTGCTTTCCGAGACCGGGTCCCCGACCCCCGTGGCGTGGACGCGCCTGCGGGCTCCGCGCTCGTTCATGGGCGCGATCGGCGCCGACGCGATCCGAGGCTCCGCCCAGCACAGCGCGCTGTGGGCCAAATACGCCCAGGCACAAGACCGCCCGTCCGCGTACGAGGCGCTCAACCAGCCGCCCGCGCCAGCGGCTCCCGAAACGGCTCCGCAAAGCGAGGACTCCGCGCCAGCGGCCCCGAAACCAGAGCGCGCGCAGAAAGCCGCGCGGGCGGAGAAGGAGGAGCCGGGTTTTGTCGAGAAAGTGATGGAGAACCAGGCTGTGAAGGGCTTCATGCGCAACCTCGGCTCGACATTGGGCCGAGAGATCAGCAAGTCTCTTTTCGGCAAACGCAGACGCTGA
- a CDS encoding SDR family oxidoreductase: protein MARNLRNLRGKVVLITGGAQGIGRKTAEAFVAQGAKVAIGDLDVDLAKKAADEIGGDVLALPLDVSDYDQFAKFIEDAEKALGPIDVLVNNAGVMIVGDIVDEPQRVTDKQLMIDLNSVIFGSREAAKRFVPRRCGHIINIASLAGKIGVPGLSSYNAAKYGVVGFSEALRGELRPYGVEVTTIMPLFIQTALIDGLDFSRSLLLKIIPPQPVEKVANAIVHSAAGRGKNQFVPGWTLVFDPLLALLRWAPRLMVAFTKILGLSDILTGGKVNTSARKAYIERTTGQAQ, encoded by the coding sequence ATGGCTCGGAATCTGCGGAATTTGCGCGGGAAGGTCGTTTTGATTACTGGTGGCGCGCAGGGGATTGGGCGTAAGACCGCGGAGGCGTTCGTGGCGCAGGGCGCGAAGGTCGCGATTGGGGATTTGGACGTCGATCTGGCGAAGAAGGCGGCGGACGAGATCGGCGGGGATGTTTTGGCTTTGCCGTTGGACGTCTCGGACTACGACCAGTTCGCGAAGTTCATTGAGGACGCGGAGAAGGCGTTGGGGCCGATTGACGTGTTGGTGAACAACGCGGGGGTGATGATTGTCGGGGACATTGTGGACGAGCCGCAGCGGGTGACCGACAAGCAGTTGATGATTGATTTGAACTCGGTGATCTTCGGCAGCAGGGAGGCCGCGAAGCGTTTCGTGCCCCGTCGGTGCGGGCACATCATCAACATCGCCTCGCTCGCGGGCAAAATCGGCGTCCCCGGCTTGTCCTCGTACAACGCGGCGAAGTACGGCGTGGTCGGTTTCTCCGAGGCGTTGCGCGGCGAGCTCAGACCGTACGGCGTCGAAGTCACCACGATCATGCCGCTCTTCATCCAGACCGCGCTCATCGACGGCCTGGACTTCTCCAGAAGCCTGCTCTTGAAGATCATCCCGCCGCAGCCGGTGGAGAAGGTCGCGAACGCTATCGTGCACTCGGCCGCCGGCCGGGGCAAAAATCAGTTCGTCCCCGGATGGACCTTGGTCTTCGACCCGCTCCTCGCCCTGTTGCGGTGGGCTCCGCGCCTGATGGTCGCGTTCACCAAGATCTTGGGGCTGAGCGATATTTTGACTGGCGGCAAGGTGAACACCTCGGCCCGCAAGGCGTACATCGAGCGCACCACCGGCCAAGCGCAATAA